The window GGGATAAAGTATTGTCTGCTGCATCTTTCTATTTTGGGCTTTGTGTGCAATTTTATTAATTATTTTAATATCAGCGTTTAAGATTGAGTAATGTGTCCATATCATTTGTTTTGGTTTTAAAGTGGGAATTCCTTTATCAGCAGTATGAGATATTTTGAAAGTGAGGTGTTTTTGCATGATTTTCTACAGTATAAGGAGGTGTTTGTCCAATGACTTTCCAAAGCATATTATTTGAAAAAGCTGAAGACAGAAAAGAAGAGATCCTTGAAGCGCCCGACTTTTTTATAGATTTAAATCTTGACCAGATTATAGACGTAATCACGGCCGGCAGGGAGGAATATAATTTAAAACCTTTCTTTTATACTCCCTTGAACGATATCGACTCAATCAAATATCGTCATGAAATAATGCGGGATCTTGAAAATAAAATTCTGTTTGAGAAAATTAAATCATTTACGCAAAAAATGCGCGCAATGCGAGAACATCTTGCCCAGAAAGACAAGCTTTACTACAAATACCAGAAGGAAAGCTGGTTTTTGGATGCGGTGGAAATTTATTGCGACACCGTCAATTACCTGCTGGATGATTTAAACCTTGAAGATTTAAAATCACGCGGTTTTTGGCCTTCCGCGAATATTTGGTAAGCTATGTTAACTCCGAGCATTTTACGTCGCTTCTGGTGGAAACGAAAAAGCTAAAAGCGGATTTATCTACGGTAAAATATTGCCTGCTCATCAAAGGTAACAGTATCAATGTTAGCAAATATGAATCCGAAATTGACTACAGCGTGGAAGTGGAGAAAACATTTGAGAAATTCAAGCAGGGAGCGGTAAAAGATTACAGGATTAAATTTTATGACTATCCGGACATGAATCATGTTGAGGCGGGAGTATTGGATTTGGTAGCTAAATTGTATCCCGATATTTTTTTAAATCTTGACAATTACTGTGCAAAAAACAGCAATTATCTGGATGAAACAATAGCCGTATTTGATAGAGAAATACAATTTTATATAGCCTATCTGGAATATATTGCTGAATTTAAACGAGCAGGGCTTAAATTTTGTTATCCGCAAATTTCCGATAAATGCAAGGAAGTTTATGATTATGAAGGATTTGATCTGGCCCTGGCTTATAAACTCATTAACGAAAATTCGCCCGTTGTCTGCAACGATTTTTGCCTGAAAGGCAAGGAGCGCATATTTGTTGTAACCGGTCCGAACCAGGGCGGTAAAACGACCTTCGCCCGTACCTTCGGTCAATTGCATTATCTTGCCAGCTTAGGCTGTCTCGTCCCGGGCCAAAAAGCGAAGCTTTTTCTGTTCGACAGGCTTTTTACGCATTTTGAAAGGGGAGAAAACATAAAAGATCTCCGGGGCAAACTGGAGGATGAACTGATCAGAATTTACCATATTCTAAACCAGGCCACATCAAACAGCATTATCATAATGAACGAAATTTTTACTTCCACCACATTAAAAGACGCTATTTTCCTGAGCAAAAAAATAATGGAAAAAATAATACAATTGGATTTGCTGTGCGTCTGCGTAACATTTATTGATGAATTGGCTTTTTTGAGCGAGAAAGTCGTAAGCATGGTCAGTACAATAGTTCCTGAAAATCCGGCATTACGGACGTATAAAATTGTAAGAAAGCCTGCTGACGGACTTTCATATGCCATATCAATTGCCGAAAAGTACCGGCTTACTTACGATTATTTAAAGGAGCGCATAAGAACATGAATGTTTTTCTCATGTATAAAGATCATGACTTTGACCTGCAGCGGAAATTACCGTGGAATGAACAAATACTGACACAAGACCTGGAATTAGACACGCTGTTTGATGCTATGGCATCCGGTGACAAATTTTTATTTGAAGTGGCAAACAAAGCTGTTTTGTCCGGTTTAAATAATGATCTGGACACAATACTATATCGCCAAAACATTCTTAAAGATTGCCTGAAAAATTCTTCCATTGTCAGGGATATATACGATATTGCGGTAGAATCAATTGAAAGCGAGAAAAAGAATTACTGGGGCCTTTTCAGCAATTATCCCAGCTCGATACTGCATAGATCGATAGAAGTGTTGCAGATGTTTATGGACATGCTCAAAAAACTAAGAACTATTGCCGATGAACATGCCGATAAATTTGAGTCTGAGGGCTTTACAGCGTTTTTCGCGATGCTCAAAAAAGAACTTGGTGATGAATATTTTGAAAGTGTCCAAAATCATCTGAGGGAACTGAAATTCAAAAGCGGAGTTTTGATCAGCGCTGAATTGGGAAAAGGCAATAAAGGTATCAATTATATACTTCGTAAACCACAAGACAAAAAACAGAGTTGGATAAACCGGATCTTTGCCAAAAAACCCCTCGTTTACACTTTTACTATCGCTGATCGCGATGAAAGCGGCGCCAGGGCCCTGTCTGAATTAAACAACAGGGGTTTAAATCTTGCTGCAAATGCGCTTGCCCAATCCAATGATCATATTCTCAGTTTTTTTAACATATTGCGGACAGAGTTGGCCTTTTATATCGGTTGTTTGAATCTATACGAACAACTTTCCCAAATCGGGGAACCTGTATCTTTTCCCCTGCCCGTGGCTCCCAATGAACGCAGACATTCTTCCAAAGGATTATATGATGTGTGTTTGGCTTTAACAATGAAACAAAAAATTGTAGGCAACGATTTGAATGCCGACGAAAAAGACCTTGTGATAATCACAGGTGCCAATCAGGGCGGCAAATCGACCTTTTTGCGAAGCATAGGTTTGGCCCAATTGATGATGCAGTGCGGCATGTTTGTACCGGCCGAAGCTTTCTGTGCTAATATCTGCGATGGCCTTTTTACGCACTTCAAAAGGGAAGAAGACGTTACCATGGAAAGCGGTAAGCTTGATGAAGAACTCAGCAGAATGAGTGACATCGTAGACAATATAACTTCAAATTCCATGTTGCTGTTTAATGAATCATTTGCCGCGACAAACGAAAGAGAAGGCTCGGAAATTGCAAGGCAGATAACTTGCGCATTATTGGAAAACCGCATCAAGGTTTTCTTTGTTACGCATTTATATGAATTTGCACATGGTTTTTATGACAAAAAAATGGAAAACGCCATTTTCCTGCGGGCTGATAGGCAAACCGACGGAGGACGGACTTTTAAATTAATCCCAGGCGAGCCATTGCAAACCAGCTATGGCGAGGATTTGTATAACAGGATATTCTGCGGCAATACCTGATAGTTTGGGAGAGGAAGATGAAGCATGGACACAAGGAATAAAGACCGTCCCTCGTCTAAAGCACATGCTGGGATTGCGGACGGTATAGAATCTGCGGTTGAGATCAAACCGGATTTGGAGAAGCTGCACGCATACACGCAGACCAGTTGCGCATTGTATGCGAAGCGCTGTCGGTGCTGGGTCGGGAAAACGGGGAACGACAGTGCGGGGACCTGGTGGCGAAGTTGGCTGAAGACCGCTTCACCTTGGCGGTACTCGGTCAGTTCAAGTGCGGCAAGAGTTCGCACATGAATGCGATTATCGGGTATGAACTCTTGCCCACCGGCGTGCTACCTCCTTATTTCCGCCATCATGTCTTCATCCAGGCTTTCAAACAATAGCTTAAGCTCACCATTTAATAGTAACGTGACTTCTTTTTTACTCGTATCGATGTTTCTCATGAAATCTCTGAACATATTTACTTTTTTGCGGATATCCTCTAAAGAGATCTGCCGAAGTTCAATACTGCTTTTGAAGTATGTTTCAAACATGTCAAGTATTTGTTTGATCTCTTTCATAAAACCGTTTATAAGGATAGCGCCCTTTTCTTTCATCAGGAATTCACCGATAGCTGATACTGGGGCGGAGATGCCGCTCATATCAATCAATTTATCGTTATTAGATATTCTGTCTTCCCGCGCAAGCCTTGCAGATACGGGATGCATGTGGATGTCCTCCTTTTTTGTAATATCCTTTACTACTGTCTTTGTAAATGTGATGATATCACTCAGCTGGTTTTCCTTAATATAATCGATTTTATTAAGCAAAAACATCTTTCCCAAATTTTTTGTAATCTTTAACAGGAATTCCTTTTTCAGCTTCGCTTATTGGAAGGCCGACGTAGAGAACAAAAATTATTGTAATGAGAGGGCTTTGCAGGTGTCCATCGAATCATTGCCGCCATTATAGATGAAATATCTGACATTATGCTTTTTAAATAAATCAAGAATTTTTTATATTACGATTCATCTTCTTAATTCACTCATTTTAGCCCCTCCAATTCATTTTGATTTTTTACATAAAATGAGCTGATGATTTCTACATTCGGTTTAAATCTGTAGAAGCCATCAGCTATTTATCAAGCATTTAAGGTGAGTTTCATCACCAGACAATTATTAATTCTATATTTATTATATTACTTTTTTACGTTATAGAATATATTTTTACCTTTAAATATTGCACTGTCTCCAAGCAGTTCTTCAATTCTCAGAAGCTGGTTGTATTTTGCAATCCTTTCCGTCCTGCACGGAGCGCCGCTTTTTATTTGCCCAGCGTTGACAGCTACAGCGACATCTGCCATTGTAGTATCTTCCGTTTCGCCAGAGCGGTGGGAAATAATGGTAGTGTAATTGGCTTTGTGAGCCATTTGTATTGTATCAAGCGTTTCGGACAGTGAGCCGATTTGATTCAGCTTAATCAAAATGGAATTTGCGATATTCTTATTTATGCCTTCCATTAGTATTTCGGGGTTTGT is drawn from Clostridiales bacterium and contains these coding sequences:
- a CDS encoding DNA mismatch repair protein MutS, with translation MVSYVNSEHFTSLLVETKKLKADLSTVKYCLLIKGNSINVSKYESEIDYSVEVEKTFEKFKQGAVKDYRIKFYDYPDMNHVEAGVLDLVAKLYPDIFLNLDNYCAKNSNYLDETIAVFDREIQFYIAYLEYIAEFKRAGLKFCYPQISDKCKEVYDYEGFDLALAYKLINENSPVVCNDFCLKGKERIFVVTGPNQGGKTTFARTFGQLHYLASLGCLVPGQKAKLFLFDRLFTHFERGENIKDLRGKLEDELIRIYHILNQATSNSIIIMNEIFTSTTLKDAIFLSKKIMEKIIQLDLLCVCVTFIDELAFLSEKVVSMVSTIVPENPALRTYKIVRKPADGLSYAISIAEKYRLTYDYLKERIRT
- a CDS encoding DNA mismatch repair protein MutS, which codes for MNVFLMYKDHDFDLQRKLPWNEQILTQDLELDTLFDAMASGDKFLFEVANKAVLSGLNNDLDTILYRQNILKDCLKNSSIVRDIYDIAVESIESEKKNYWGLFSNYPSSILHRSIEVLQMFMDMLKKLRTIADEHADKFESEGFTAFFAMLKKELGDEYFESVQNHLRELKFKSGVLISAELGKGNKGINYILRKPQDKKQSWINRIFAKKPLVYTFTIADRDESGARALSELNNRGLNLAANALAQSNDHILSFFNILRTELAFYIGCLNLYEQLSQIGEPVSFPLPVAPNERRHSSKGLYDVCLALTMKQKIVGNDLNADEKDLVIITGANQGGKSTFLRSIGLAQLMMQCGMFVPAEAFCANICDGLFTHFKREEDVTMESGKLDEELSRMSDIVDNITSNSMLLFNESFAATNEREGSEIARQITCALLENRIKVFFVTHLYEFAHGFYDKKMENAIFLRADRQTDGGRTFKLIPGEPLQTSYGEDLYNRIFCGNT